A stretch of DNA from Streptomyces sp. NBC_01197:
CAGGCGGCAGGAACACGACGCGGCAGCCGATGAGGTGGACAGCGAGCTGCACAAGGACGGAGTCGACCCGGTTGGCCAGGAACAGTCCCACGCCGTCGCCGGGCTCCAGTCCCTGCCCGCGCAGCGCGTGTCCCAGACGGAACAGCCGCTGCCGGGCCTCGCCCCGGGTCAGCCGCTGCGCACCCTGGACGAGCGCCTCGGCGTCCTCGTCCTTGTGCCATTGCTCCAGGATCCGGTCGATGTACGTCCGCTGTGCGTTTGTTTTCGATGCATTAACGATCATGAACATATGCTCACATGCCGCACAGGAGCCGTGGTCTCTCGGGGGAGGTCCTTCGATCACCGACTGGGTGAGTACCATGCCCCTTCCGGCACACAGGCTTGGCTCTCCATGGTCCGCGGCCGCGAGGTGGAGGTGGTCGAGGAAGGTAAGGGACCCGCCCCTCGTCTCTTACCTCCTGGTGGCCGTCAGCGCGAAGGCCAACCGGTCCAAGAGCGACCAGCACGTGGGACTTGCTGCCATCACTGGCAGACGTCCGCTAGCCGGCGCCGCGGCCGAAGAGCGTGTCGATCACTGGCTGCGGAAGGGCGTCCTGCCGGTGAATGTGCTTCTCGTCGTAGAAGAACCGCACCGCGGCCGTACCGTGCAGGGCGATGGCGCGCTTTGCCCAGCAGGCGCGCGCGGACGGGAGCACCGCCGCTGCGGCGCCTGCGATCGGGTCACCAGCCGTATCCCCCGCAAGAGAAGCGGCAGGGTGTCATCGACCATGGGGGCCTCCGAGGTACTGGCGGTACGTCGTACGAGGGGCGGACGTGGGAGACGGCACCCAGGGGCAAAGGGACGTCGGGCCGGCCGTCCGCCGGGGCGCAAACACGGGGGGCCACGCGGGACCGCCGGCCTCCGGTCAGGGGCGGCGCCAGTCATCGGAGCGCAGATGGGAGCCCGCCTGCGGTCCCATGCGCAGCATTCCGCCGTCCACCACCCAGCAGGCTCCGGTTGTGTACGACGATTCCGGGCCGGCCAGGAAAGCGACGACGGAGGCGACTTCCCGGGCGTCACCCGGGCGGCCGAGCGGGATGCCGGGCCGGTCCACAGTCTCCACGTCGGTGTCCTCCTGTCCGGTCATTGGGGTGGCGATCTCCCCGGGCGCCACCGAGTTCACCGTGATGCCGTATTCCGACAGTTCCAGGGCCATCACCTGTGTCAGCAGTCCCAGTCCACCCTTCGCGGCGCAGTAGGGGGCTGCCCCGACCCTGGGCTGGTGCTCGTGTACCGACGTGATGTTCACGATGCGGCCCCCGTCCCCCTGGGCGATCATGCGGTAGGCCGCGCGTTGAGAGCAGAGGAACGGGCCGATGAGGTCAACGTCGACTACCTGCTGGAACGTCGCGTGGTCCAGGTCGAGGAACTTGGTGGCTGTGCCGGTGCCCGCACAGTTGACCAGTACGTCGATACGACCCAGCTCGTCCGCCAGGGCGTCCACCACCTCCGCCGCTCCCGGTAGGTCGGAGAGATCCAGGCGGGCCAGCGCGGCACGCCGGCCGGTGGCCCGGACTTCGCGGGCGGTGCTTTCGGCGCCCTCCCTGTCGGTGTGCCAGGTGACGCCCACGTCCATGCCCTGCTGCCCGAGTTTCACAGCGACGGCTCTGCCGATCCCGGAATCCGCACCGGTCACGAGCGCGACAGGCCGGGCATCTTCGGTCATCGTTCCTCCTTTGAGCGGTGTCACCGACGGGACGGCCATCCGGTCGGGCATGTTGAGGCCGAGTACCACCGTCACCGGGCACCAAACGTCGCGTGCGCCGCCGCCGCGGTTGCAGATGTACGGGTCTGGTTGGTGTTGCCCGGCTCGCGGTCCCCGGCGCTTCGCGTAGAGGACTGTCCCGGATACCGATTTCCGGATGCCCGGTACTGCGGGCGGTTGCTCAGGCGTGCGGGATGCAGCTCTGACCGTCGTGCCCGTCCGCCTGCGCTGCAGAAACTCTGGGTCAGCATCGCAGCGGGGCAACCTCCTGTCGCGTTGAGAGCGGCGGCCGGGACAGTTCGTCGCTCGTACGCACGTGCAGCTGTCGTCATCAGCGGGGCTACCCGTTTGCCGGGCGCTCCACTGGTGAGACCTGGGCCGGGCCGCGATTCGGTGCCATGGAAGGTACGCCCGGCCCGAACCCTGCGCCGCTGGTCCACGGCCCCGAAGATGTTCGGGGCCGCGCCCGCCTGCGCTTTCTCGGACGATCGCGGATCATAGGGCTTGTGCCCCGTCACCCCCTTATCACGGTCGGCCATAGCAGCGCGAACCGTGAACAGTTGGCAACGTTGCTGCTCAGCGCAGAGATCGCCGCTGTGGTGGACGTTCGTACCGCGCCGGGCAGCCGACGCAATCCCGATGTGGGACGGAAGGAGTTGCAGGCGTGGTTGCCGGAGTACGGACTCGACTATCGCTGGGAGAAAGATCTTGGCGGCTTCCGCCAAGCTATGCCTGATTCACCTGACATCGTGTGGCGAAACGACTCCTTCAGAGGCTATGCGGGGTACACCCGTGATCCACACTTCCTCACCGCCATGGACCGGCTGCTCCCCCAGGCCGCTCAGCGGAGGACAGCCATCATGTGCAGCGAGGCCGTCTGGTGGCGCTGCCACCGCAGAATCATCGCTGACTTCACCGTCCTGGCTCGCGGCGTGCCCGTCCTTCACCTGATGCCCGGCACCGGACTCGTAGCCCACCGTCCTACCCCCGGCGTGCGTCTGCGCGACGACGGCCTGCTCGTATACGACGACATCGCGGCCGCGACACCGCCTCCCCCACCTCAATGAACACCGGCTCCAGGGAAACGTACCGTCGGCTCGAGCTTCCACCATGTAGAGCCCCCTTTCGGGCCCTGGGTGTACAGGAGAACCGTAACGCAGGTCGTTCGCCCAGCAGTTGAGGTCGGGCGGTCATGGATTGTTCACTGTCTGGGCCTACCCGCACAGACCTGACTGGTGGTGTCATGTCGTCAGCGCCCGAACTCCCGTCTCCCGGCCCGGGTCAAGCCGGGCGCCCCGGCCTCGAAATCCCCCCGCCCCTCACGGAGTCGAAATGACCGGTACTCCTCTGCGGATACCACGTCCGGTGCTCTTCATGATCTCCATCCTGCTGCTGGGCGCGCTCAGCACGCTGGCCCCCAGCAGCGCGCAGGCGGCCAACGGTGTCCCGCGCCCCGACCATGTCGTGATCGTCGTCTTCGAGAACACCTCGGAGAGCTCGATCATCGGCAATCCGCAGGCCCCGTACTTCAACCAGCTCGCCAACACCGGCGCGAACTTCACCAACGCGCACGCGATCGAGCACCCCAGCCAGCCGAACTACCTCGACCTGTTCTCCGGCTCAAACCAGGGCGTCACCGACGACTCATGCCCGCACACGTTCAGCACCGCCAACGAAGGCTCCCAGCTCCTCGCCGCCAAACTGACGTTCACCGGCTACTCCGAGAACCTGCCTGCGGCCGGCTCAACGACCTGCAGCTCAGGCAACTACGCCCGCAAACACAACCCCTGGGCGAACTTCACCAACATCCCGGCCGCCGACAACCAGCCGTTCACCGCGTTCCCGACCGACTTCACCCACCTGCCGACCGTCTCGTGGGTCGTGCCGAATCTCTGCAACGACATGCACAACTGCTCCATCGCAACCGGTGACACGTGGCTGAAAGCCCATCTTGACGCCTACGCGCAGTGGGCCAAAACGCACAACAGCATCCTGATCACTACGTTCGACGAGAACGACGGCTCGGGCGGCAACCAGATTGCGACGATCTTCAACGGTCAGCCGGTGAAGACCGGGAACTACAGCGAAACCATCAGTCATTTCAGCGTGCTGCGGACCATCGAGGACATGTACGGCCTGCCCCACGCCGGAGCCGCCGCCAGTGCCACCCCCATCACCGACATCTGGGCCACCCCCACGGGCGCGCCACCCTCCGCCCCGCGCCCGGTCCAACCGCTGCCTCGGCACCGATAGCAGCCACGCCGGGCCACGAGAACCCGCTTCGGGGATCGCTTCCGGTTCCGGCTGGATCACTGGTCCAGCCGGAATCTCCGATTCGGCGCGAGCCCCCAGCCGGACCCGGCATCAACCACCGCCGCCTGGGCCGCCTTCGCCACCAACCGCAAGCACCCCAGACGCTCATCGGGCGGTGCGTGATCGGAGCAGGGGGTGGCTTGGAGGGTGGCTTCAGGGGGTGCAGAACCCGCTGCACGGTCCCAGCCACAGTGGACCGCAGCCATGATCGGTCCAGTTGCAATAATACGGTGAGTCATAGCAAACCGTGTCGCAGCTTCCGCTCCCTGCGCACTGGGAATTGCAGTCGAGGACCTGGATGTTCTGACCGCTCCGAGGCGCCGCGCTCTGCGTGTCGGCAGGGCCCAACGTCCTGAGAATCTCCTGGGCCCCGCTCTCGCCGAACGCCGCCACAGCCGCCGTCTCCATCCCTTCGACCGCAGTCCCCCGCTCGCACCCTGCGATGATCTGCGGTGCCATCCGCGTCGCGTGGTCCAGAACGGCGGACTGCTCGGCCGACAGACCGGGATGTGTCTTCCGGTAGTTCGCAAAGTGCGCCACCCACAGATCACTACGAGCCGAAGCGGACAGCGCGCCGTAAATAGCACGCCGGTAGTCCGCGGGGTAGGAGGCGAACTCGGAGTAGCCGGAGGGCAGCCGGCCGGGGTTGGCCTTCACCCATCGCGACGCCTTACTGCCCTTCGCGCGGGTCACAGCCTGCGCGGGGGAGGCTGCCAGGCCGCCGGTGACCAGAAACGTTCCCAGGGCCAGCCCCGGCACGGCCTTGAGGATTCCTCGGCGGCTCGGGGGCCGCAGCGCATTGACGTCGCGGAGCGCACGCACCACCCGCAGCGAGTCCGACGGCCCCAATAGCCGTGCCAGCCGGAGGGACAACGCGGTGCCGGTCCAGGCCCGGACCTGGTCGCCGTTGACCGCTAGCAGCGTCGGGGCCCACTCGGCCGCTTCCCCCAGGGCACGCGTGCGCAGGCCGCGAATACGGGGATCCGCAAGGCCCGCAGTGGTCAACGTGCCATCGACGGACACGCGAACCCGATCCACCACTTCTTCACAGAATCGACAATCGGCGTCGAATGCCAAAATCCACTCGGTCACAAGCTTCACCCCATGTTTGTGTGACGACCCGTCCCGTGGTACCCGCCCGGCGTGAGCTTTCAGGCCGAGACCTGGCGCGCCGTTCAGCACTCTTGCGCGCTCGGGGTCTACCTGAAGAGAAATTCTTTACCGAGGTATCTGGCGCGAGCCACCGGTTTACGAGGTTTGGCTGGAATCCTCACATGCGGACGAAGGCCGTTCGTCGGCGGACGCATCCGCGCCGCCGGTGGACGTGCCGGGAGGGCCGCTCACTGAATGGACCGTGGCTGCGCTCCGGTTGGCGTGCCGACGTGGGGAGCTTGGACTCAGCGCGCGGTCGAGTCCCCGGTCAGTACCTCCATGAAGAGGTCGAAGAGCGGGCGGAATTGCTCTCCGGAGCCCTGCTGTCAGGCGATGGTGGACCGGCTTCAGGACACCCCCGCACAGATCATGGGCAGCCTCGGCGAGACTCTCGTCCAGACCCCGCCCGCTGTGGCGCTCCTTGGCAAACAGACCCACTACACCGGCCTGGCCAGGAGTAATGTCTACAGGTGGTTCACCGACCCCTCGTCGAGGCTGATCTACCCCGCAGCCGACCACGCGGCCAACGGGCGCGTCTTCACTGCCCAACTACGCCGCGTTGCGACCCAGCAAGGCCCGCACGCTCCAGCCGCCGCCCTCGCTCGCCGGCTCCTCGACGAGAGCGAGGAGTTCGCAGCCATCTGGAACGACCACCCGGTCGGCCTCACCTTCACCGACGAGAAGCACCTGGTCCATCCCGAGGTCGGAGAACTCACCCTCCACTGCCAGATACTCCTCGACCCCGACCAGGAACATTGCCTCCTCACTTTCACGGCGACGCCCGGCACGGAAAGCTATGACAAGCTGCAACTCCTGGCGGGTATCGGAAACCAGCAACTGTCCAGCGGGCCGGCGAGCCAGAGCGAGACGAGTTGACTCGAGCAACCGCCGGAGGGGCCTTCAAGAAAGCAACCCGATACTCGTGCTGTTCCTCTCCGGCCGCAGACGATTCGCCCGACCGCCGGCGAGGGCGCGCGGCGGCATTGCCTCCGCCTGGACGGA
This window harbors:
- a CDS encoding SDR family oxidoreductase, producing MTEDARPVALVTGADSGIGRAVAVKLGQQGMDVGVTWHTDREGAESTAREVRATGRRAALARLDLSDLPGAAEVVDALADELGRIDVLVNCAGTGTATKFLDLDHATFQQVVDVDLIGPFLCSQRAAYRMIAQGDGGRIVNITSVHEHQPRVGAAPYCAAKGGLGLLTQVMALELSEYGITVNSVAPGEIATPMTGQEDTDVETVDRPGIPLGRPGDAREVASVVAFLAGPESSYTTGACWVVDGGMLRMGPQAGSHLRSDDWRRP
- a CDS encoding DUF488 domain-containing protein; this translates as MATLLLSAEIAAVVDVRTAPGSRRNPDVGRKELQAWLPEYGLDYRWEKDLGGFRQAMPDSPDIVWRNDSFRGYAGYTRDPHFLTAMDRLLPQAAQRRTAIMCSEAVWWRCHRRIIADFTVLARGVPVLHLMPGTGLVAHRPTPGVRLRDDGLLVYDDIAAATPPPPPQ
- a CDS encoding alkaline phosphatase family protein gives rise to the protein MTGTPLRIPRPVLFMISILLLGALSTLAPSSAQAANGVPRPDHVVIVVFENTSESSIIGNPQAPYFNQLANTGANFTNAHAIEHPSQPNYLDLFSGSNQGVTDDSCPHTFSTANEGSQLLAAKLTFTGYSENLPAAGSTTCSSGNYARKHNPWANFTNIPAADNQPFTAFPTDFTHLPTVSWVVPNLCNDMHNCSIATGDTWLKAHLDAYAQWAKTHNSILITTFDENDGSGGNQIATIFNGQPVKTGNYSETISHFSVLRTIEDMYGLPHAGAAASATPITDIWATPTGAPPSAPRPVQPLPRHR
- a CDS encoding bacteriocin fulvocin C-related protein, producing the protein MKLVTEWILAFDADCRFCEEVVDRVRVSVDGTLTTAGLADPRIRGLRTRALGEAAEWAPTLLAVNGDQVRAWTGTALSLRLARLLGPSDSLRVVRALRDVNALRPPSRRGILKAVPGLALGTFLVTGGLAASPAQAVTRAKGSKASRWVKANPGRLPSGYSEFASYPADYRRAIYGALSASARSDLWVAHFANYRKTHPGLSAEQSAVLDHATRMAPQIIAGCERGTAVEGMETAAVAAFGESGAQEILRTLGPADTQSAAPRSGQNIQVLDCNSQCAGSGSCDTVCYDSPYYCNWTDHGCGPLWLGPCSGFCTP
- a CDS encoding MmyB family transcriptional regulator; translation: MVDRLQDTPAQIMGSLGETLVQTPPAVALLGKQTHYTGLARSNVYRWFTDPSSRLIYPAADHAANGRVFTAQLRRVATQQGPHAPAAALARRLLDESEEFAAIWNDHPVGLTFTDEKHLVHPEVGELTLHCQILLDPDQEHCLLTFTATPGTESYDKLQLLAGIGNQQLSSGPASQSETS